The genomic stretch GTCCCAGACCAATCACCACCGCCAGGGGGTGTGACGTGCTGGGCATACTGAACTACTGAGGCAGAGGATTCAGTGGGCGATACTGGAATCGAACCAGTGACTCCTACCGTGTCAAGGTAGTGCTCTACCTCTGAGCTAATCGCCCGGGTTCGGGAACAGAAAGTCCCGTCGGTGAGATCCCGGAATGACGTCCGCTCAGCGGTGCCATCAGGGTCGAAGCAGGCAACCTAGCAGTCGGCCTGCCTCCACTCAGTGGCGTTCCAGTTCCAGGCGCCAGCGCTCACGCTTGGTGGGCTGGATCGAGAGCACCTTCAGCTCCCCGCGGTTCTCGAGCTGGATGCGATCCCCGGATCTGAGCTCGCGGCTGGGGGTGGTCACGGGCTGCCAGTTCACGCGAGCGGCTCCACGGCGGACCAGCTCCGCCATGCGGCTGCGGGAGAGCCCGAACCCTGCCGAGGCCACCGCGTCCAGCCGCAGGGAGGCTTCCACGGTGGCCAGCAGACGTGGTTGGGGCCTGGTGGGAGGTTGCAGCTGATCCAGACCCCTGGCCTCCAGCTCCACCTCCACGCTGCGTACCCGGGCCGTGGTGCCCCCCAGGCGGGCGGCCAGCTGGGGGTCCACGACCACCTGGGCGCCCCGGTCGCCCCGCATCCAGAGATCACCCAGCTCCCCATCGAGGGCGCCGGCCGCCAGCAGGGCGGCGCGGACATCGCCCGGTCCGGCTGGATCGAAGAGGAAGTTGCCGCTGACGTCCAGGCCGGCCAGGGGCGCTGTCGGCGGGGCGGACGCCGTGGCCAGATCGCGGCGAAGCAGCAGCAGCCGGCAGCGTTCAG from Synechococcus sp. CBW1107 encodes the following:
- a CDS encoding photosystem II S4 domain protein → MSCTPPGADLLRGSRDPAALEPLIALAEQALRDWQPHWSWFLSAVTREEALERLGSLSELHLEAEGGRPRAERCRLLLLRRDLATASAPPTAPLAGLDVSGNFLFDPAGPGDVRAALLAAGALDGELGDLWMRGDRGAQVVVDPQLAARLGGTTARVRSVEVELEARGLDQLQPPTRPQPRLLATVEASLRLDAVASAGFGLSRSRMAELVRRGAARVNWQPVTTPSRELRSGDRIQLENRGELKVLSIQPTKRERWRLELERH